A window of the Scleropages formosus chromosome 5, fSclFor1.1, whole genome shotgun sequence genome harbors these coding sequences:
- the LOC108937802 gene encoding centrosomal protein of 290 kDa-like isoform X1, protein MFAMSLTSFSHVNAIKISRPPPLLPSVSADCFSYHALQLQESQERRNMTEVVKSVKSLCRAEDFREDTKKIMQPYANWEKFLVPGPVSIAILGELVCISSDVDFSINKNPPSGGFQFIKYPESFRACLMQVANSGWAAFNEAHKNMDQIRLHTASVPGYVTMAVKILLQDNDELVQTLLPDQLENIATISKQCTNLAKNTEKKFNIVINLIQELLEACVNAKKIYGDELEEVKRNIEATKEKKKASDKANERATKAYEELNKHLEEAQNTYNTAINSMPSGWEVLGMNFVEGLMQGLTGMVAQSTTIIGSDQKDENKNIFATSNVFSKSGQLLKYAQSVRDFVHGNKISWSDIYDQQSEKSKTAFLKEQFEQIQKEVKDESCKEKELVANICTKAVELCAELTKIAPTGKCDDAKTKELISGIQDLFMQAHEFDSKSKSFSNTPAFTPQPPLLSKSSEKKGAGEAAVENARFRIEQSRAQLEKMREAQKQSLENLEKNQKELTEILITLRSCEVKEIDFTTTIKMLVKGLDAMGRVKEQWEKMVRFFQMISSIIETCLSTSLNNFVKTSEKSLEKKLSYDTRMFQKDLIYQQAFHASNVASLVNMISGTYVEISEKHLMDRVSSLGKLMALDPKSEGFVSERLKLQKGCDEAQEAIKTLVSENCETYDKKTKQRFETIQRELNAVLPPASEKETEKLRSITAAAFKDLSTDDANQFC, encoded by the exons ATGTTTGCTATGAGCTTGACAAGCTTTTCGCAtgttaatgcaataaaaataagtcGCCCACCCCCACTCCTCCCATCAGTGTCTGCGGATTGCTTTTCATATCATGCTTTACAGCTCCAGGAAAGTCAG gAAAGAAGAAATATGACAGAAGTTgtaaaatcagtaaaatcaCTTTGCAGGGCTGAAGATTTTAGAGAAGACACAAAAAAGATAATGCAACCGTATGCTAACTGGGAAAAGTTTTTGGTGCCTGGACCAGTCTCCATAGCCATTCTGGGGGAACTCGTCTGCATCTCCTCAGATGTAGATTTTTCCATCAACAAGAACCCCCCCAGTGGTGGGTTTCAGTTTATCAAGTATCCAGAGTCATTCCGTGCCTGTCTGATGCAAGTGGCCAATTCAGGATGGGCAGCATTCAATGAAGCTCATAAGAACATGGACCAGATTCGTCTCCATACTGCCAGTGTTCCAGGTTACGTGACAATGGCAGTGAAAATACTGCTCCAGGACAATGATGAGCTTGTCCAGACTCTCCTCCCTGACCAGCTGGAAAACATAGCTACTATATCAAAACAATGCACAAATCTAGCTAAGAATACTGAAAAGAAGTTCAATATTGTCATTAACCTGATCCAAGAATTATTAGAAGCATGCGTCAATGCAAAGAAAATCTATGGGGATGAGCTTGAAGAAGTGAAACGTAACATAGAAGCaacaaaagagaagaaaaaggctTCAGATAAAGCCAATGAAAGAGCAACGAAAGCATATGAGGAGTTAAATAAGCACCTAGAAGAGGCACAGAACACATATAATACGGCAATAAATTCAATGCCAAGTGGATGGGAAGTTCTTGGGATGAACTTCGTTGAAGGACTCATGCAAGGTTTAACAGGTATGGTCGCTCAGTCCACTACTATAATAGGAAGTGACCAGAAGGATGAAAACAAGAATATTTTTGCAACAAGCAATGTATTCTCCAAATCAGGGCAGCTTCTTAAATATGCACAATCAGTGCGTGATTTTGTTCATGGAAACAAAATCAGTTGGTCTGACATATATGATCAACAATCTGAAAAATCCAAAACGGCTTTCCTGAAAGAGCAGTTTGAACAAATTCAGAAGGAGGTGAAAGATGAATCCTGTAAAGAAAAAGAGCTTGTAGCAAACATCTGCACAAAGGCTGTTGAGCTCTGTGCTGAGCTAACAAAGATTGCACCTACAGGAAAATGTGACGATGCTAAGACAAAAGAGCTGATTTCTGGAATCCAGGACTTGTTTATGCAAGCACATGAATTTGATTCTAAGAGTAAATCGTTCTCTAACACTCCTGCTTTTACACCTCAGCCCCCACTGCTGTCTAAAAGCAGCGAAAAGAAAGGGGCAGGTGAAGCTGCAGTGGAAAACGCCCGATTCCGTATAGAGCAAAGTCGAGCCCAGCTGGAAAAGATGAGAGAGGCACAGAAGCAGAGTTTGGAAAACCTGGAGAAAAACCAGAAGGAGCTGACTGAAATCCTCATCACCCTGAGAAGCTGTGAAGTCAAGGAAATAGATTTCACCACCACCATTAAAATGTTGGTTAAGGGACTTGATGCCATGGGAAGAGTGAAGGAGCAGTGGGAGAAGATGGTGCGATTCTTTCAAATGATTTCATCTATTATCGAGACCTGCTTGAGCACATCTCtgaataattttgttaaaaCATCTGAGAAGTCATTAGAGAAGAAACTCTCATATGACACAAGAATGTTTCAGAAAGACCTGATCTATCAGCAGGCTTTTCATGCATCTAATGTTGCCAGTCTGGTGAACATGATCTCAGGGACCTACGTGGAGATTTCTGAGAAACACCTAATGGACAGGGTCAGCAGCCTGGGTAAACTCATGGCTCTCGATCCCAAATCAGAGGGTTTTGTATCCGAACGCCTAAAATTACAAAAGGGCTGCGATGAAGCTCAGGAGGCAATAAAAACTCTGGTTTCTGAGAATTGCGAGACCTACgataaaaaaactaaacaaagaTTTGAAACTATTCAGCGTGAGCTGAATGCAGTGCTGCCCCCAGCATctgagaaagaaacagaaaaactaaGATCAATCACTGCAGCTGCATTTAAGGACTTGAGTACGGACGATGCAAATCAGTTTTGCTAA
- the LOC108937798 gene encoding uncharacterized protein LOC108937798, with protein MPEEHIMICHSMLGLTLLLLSLTANLHLGFVWAKSIDPTDGPKTTKSSASCPPPPVMENVQPFNETQTLQEGCILRYACKKGYLRKAGTSNYFQCVNKNGTLKWRHGEFACISMSETKTVEVPHIDCSKAKPKAQSTTMETSTVQHLSLSTRSEQDKLIQNLDFSCVTIGVCSAAGLILGLSIGGAVLWRQRQHSKKRQGGHGGVHITETQPISRVE; from the exons ATGCCTGAGGAGCACATTATGATTTGCCACAGCATGCTTGGGctcacactgctgctgctgtctctgaCGGCGAACCTCCACCTGGGCTTTGTTTGGGCAAAAA GTATTGACCCAACAGATGGTCCCAAAACTACAAAATCCTCAG cctcgtgccctccTCCACCGGTGATGGAAAATGTACAGCCATTCAATGAAACACAGACACTCCAAGAGGGCTGCATATTGCGGTATGCCTGCAAGAAGGGCTATCTGAGAAAAGCAGGGACCTCCAACTATTTTCAATGTGTTAATAAAAATGGAACCCTGAAGTGGCGTCACGGAGAGTTTGCCTGCATAA GTATGTCAGAGACGAAGACAGTCGAAG TTCCTCATATAGATTGTTCCAAAGCTAAGCCAAAAGCTCAATCTACCACTATGGAAACAAGCACAGTGCAACACTTGTCGCTATCTACAAGATCAG AACAAgataaattaattcaaaatttgGATTTTTCATGTGTAACAATTG GAGTCTGCAGTGCGGCTGGACTCATTCTCGGTCTCAGTATTGGAGGAGCTGTACTGTGGCGCCAAAGACAACA CTCAAAGAAGCGCCAAGGCGGACATGGAGGTGTACACATCACAGAGACACAGCCCATATCCCGTGTAGAATGA
- the LOC108937802 gene encoding centrosomal protein of 290 kDa-like isoform X2, with product MTEVVKSVKSLCRAEDFREDTKKIMQPYANWEKFLVPGPVSIAILGELVCISSDVDFSINKNPPSGGFQFIKYPESFRACLMQVANSGWAAFNEAHKNMDQIRLHTASVPGYVTMAVKILLQDNDELVQTLLPDQLENIATISKQCTNLAKNTEKKFNIVINLIQELLEACVNAKKIYGDELEEVKRNIEATKEKKKASDKANERATKAYEELNKHLEEAQNTYNTAINSMPSGWEVLGMNFVEGLMQGLTGMVAQSTTIIGSDQKDENKNIFATSNVFSKSGQLLKYAQSVRDFVHGNKISWSDIYDQQSEKSKTAFLKEQFEQIQKEVKDESCKEKELVANICTKAVELCAELTKIAPTGKCDDAKTKELISGIQDLFMQAHEFDSKSKSFSNTPAFTPQPPLLSKSSEKKGAGEAAVENARFRIEQSRAQLEKMREAQKQSLENLEKNQKELTEILITLRSCEVKEIDFTTTIKMLVKGLDAMGRVKEQWEKMVRFFQMISSIIETCLSTSLNNFVKTSEKSLEKKLSYDTRMFQKDLIYQQAFHASNVASLVNMISGTYVEISEKHLMDRVSSLGKLMALDPKSEGFVSERLKLQKGCDEAQEAIKTLVSENCETYDKKTKQRFETIQRELNAVLPPASEKETEKLRSITAAAFKDLSTDDANQFC from the coding sequence ATGACAGAAGTTgtaaaatcagtaaaatcaCTTTGCAGGGCTGAAGATTTTAGAGAAGACACAAAAAAGATAATGCAACCGTATGCTAACTGGGAAAAGTTTTTGGTGCCTGGACCAGTCTCCATAGCCATTCTGGGGGAACTCGTCTGCATCTCCTCAGATGTAGATTTTTCCATCAACAAGAACCCCCCCAGTGGTGGGTTTCAGTTTATCAAGTATCCAGAGTCATTCCGTGCCTGTCTGATGCAAGTGGCCAATTCAGGATGGGCAGCATTCAATGAAGCTCATAAGAACATGGACCAGATTCGTCTCCATACTGCCAGTGTTCCAGGTTACGTGACAATGGCAGTGAAAATACTGCTCCAGGACAATGATGAGCTTGTCCAGACTCTCCTCCCTGACCAGCTGGAAAACATAGCTACTATATCAAAACAATGCACAAATCTAGCTAAGAATACTGAAAAGAAGTTCAATATTGTCATTAACCTGATCCAAGAATTATTAGAAGCATGCGTCAATGCAAAGAAAATCTATGGGGATGAGCTTGAAGAAGTGAAACGTAACATAGAAGCaacaaaagagaagaaaaaggctTCAGATAAAGCCAATGAAAGAGCAACGAAAGCATATGAGGAGTTAAATAAGCACCTAGAAGAGGCACAGAACACATATAATACGGCAATAAATTCAATGCCAAGTGGATGGGAAGTTCTTGGGATGAACTTCGTTGAAGGACTCATGCAAGGTTTAACAGGTATGGTCGCTCAGTCCACTACTATAATAGGAAGTGACCAGAAGGATGAAAACAAGAATATTTTTGCAACAAGCAATGTATTCTCCAAATCAGGGCAGCTTCTTAAATATGCACAATCAGTGCGTGATTTTGTTCATGGAAACAAAATCAGTTGGTCTGACATATATGATCAACAATCTGAAAAATCCAAAACGGCTTTCCTGAAAGAGCAGTTTGAACAAATTCAGAAGGAGGTGAAAGATGAATCCTGTAAAGAAAAAGAGCTTGTAGCAAACATCTGCACAAAGGCTGTTGAGCTCTGTGCTGAGCTAACAAAGATTGCACCTACAGGAAAATGTGACGATGCTAAGACAAAAGAGCTGATTTCTGGAATCCAGGACTTGTTTATGCAAGCACATGAATTTGATTCTAAGAGTAAATCGTTCTCTAACACTCCTGCTTTTACACCTCAGCCCCCACTGCTGTCTAAAAGCAGCGAAAAGAAAGGGGCAGGTGAAGCTGCAGTGGAAAACGCCCGATTCCGTATAGAGCAAAGTCGAGCCCAGCTGGAAAAGATGAGAGAGGCACAGAAGCAGAGTTTGGAAAACCTGGAGAAAAACCAGAAGGAGCTGACTGAAATCCTCATCACCCTGAGAAGCTGTGAAGTCAAGGAAATAGATTTCACCACCACCATTAAAATGTTGGTTAAGGGACTTGATGCCATGGGAAGAGTGAAGGAGCAGTGGGAGAAGATGGTGCGATTCTTTCAAATGATTTCATCTATTATCGAGACCTGCTTGAGCACATCTCtgaataattttgttaaaaCATCTGAGAAGTCATTAGAGAAGAAACTCTCATATGACACAAGAATGTTTCAGAAAGACCTGATCTATCAGCAGGCTTTTCATGCATCTAATGTTGCCAGTCTGGTGAACATGATCTCAGGGACCTACGTGGAGATTTCTGAGAAACACCTAATGGACAGGGTCAGCAGCCTGGGTAAACTCATGGCTCTCGATCCCAAATCAGAGGGTTTTGTATCCGAACGCCTAAAATTACAAAAGGGCTGCGATGAAGCTCAGGAGGCAATAAAAACTCTGGTTTCTGAGAATTGCGAGACCTACgataaaaaaactaaacaaagaTTTGAAACTATTCAGCGTGAGCTGAATGCAGTGCTGCCCCCAGCATctgagaaagaaacagaaaaactaaGATCAATCACTGCAGCTGCATTTAAGGACTTGAGTACGGACGATGCAAATCAGTTTTGCTAA